A portion of the Francisella uliginis genome contains these proteins:
- the acnA gene encoding aconitate hydratase AcnA: protein MSDIKNITKLNIEDKGNKYSLYSLKKLSQELGKDVNRLPYSIRVLLENQLRNIDGYKVKEEDMNKVLNWDAKASSRPEIPHMPARVVMQDFTGVPAVVDLAAMRKAIKDAGGDADKINPLVDTAMVIDHSVQVDYYGTKTALAQNVAKEFERNGERYSLLKWAQKAFDDFTVVPPGMGIIHQVNLEYLAKGALVKNIDGENIIYPDTLVGTDSHTTMINGVGVVGWGVGGIEAEAVMLGQPYYMVLPDVVGVKLTGKLKTGVTATDLVLEITEALRKHGVVGKFVEYYGEGLESLSLPDRATIANMAPEYGATIGFFPVDEVTLDFFNNTNRGELVDAAREMYKEQLLFRENPVEEPEYSSIVEINLSDIESNLAGPKRPQDRVAFHDMKKAFEEALVHEQGLHGFGLTQEQLQKSAEVKGLDETITHGSLAIAAITSCTNTSNPSLLLGAGLLAKKANEKGLKVKPFVKTSLAPGSQVVTQYLEKANLLPELENLGFNLVGYGCTTCIGNSGPLDQPVIDAIDEADLVVASVSSGNRNFEGRINPYVKANYLASPIHVVAYALAGTVDFDPVEDAIGVDAEGNDVYLADVWPTTEEIAAIQSDVINSAMFEKAYATVLDGTEDWQKLDAPEGKLYEFDKSSTYIQCPSFFEKFAEGNDNLDIKGARTLLMLGDSVTTDHISPAGAIPEEYPAGQYLKSHGVEKKDFNSYGSRRGNHEVMMRGTFANIRIRNLLLDNVEGGFTKYHLDGSQQYVFDAAMKYKEKDIPLVILAGKEYGTGSSRDWAAKGTFLLGVKAVIAESYERIHRSNLVGMGVLPLEYVDGQTAKTLGLDGSEMFNIKNLNNIQPRQRVVVEAVHPETAHTTTFEAKARLDADVDVDYLKNGGILQTVLKDMMDQKKKSNSVGSDSCSEGSSDTSCPFAKMANFFKKIFK, encoded by the coding sequence ATGTCTGATATTAAAAATATCACTAAGCTTAATATAGAGGATAAAGGAAATAAATATTCTTTATATAGCTTAAAAAAACTTTCTCAAGAACTTGGTAAGGATGTAAATCGTTTACCATACTCAATTAGAGTATTACTTGAAAACCAATTAAGAAATATTGATGGTTACAAAGTAAAAGAAGAAGATATGAATAAGGTACTAAACTGGGATGCAAAAGCTAGTTCTAGACCTGAAATTCCACATATGCCTGCTAGAGTTGTAATGCAAGACTTTACAGGTGTTCCAGCAGTAGTTGATTTAGCAGCGATGAGAAAAGCTATCAAAGATGCTGGTGGAGATGCTGATAAAATTAACCCTCTTGTAGATACAGCAATGGTTATTGACCATTCTGTACAAGTAGATTATTACGGTACAAAAACAGCATTAGCACAAAACGTAGCTAAAGAATTTGAAAGAAATGGTGAAAGATATAGCTTACTTAAGTGGGCACAAAAAGCTTTTGATGATTTCACAGTTGTTCCACCTGGAATGGGTATTATCCACCAAGTAAACTTAGAGTATCTTGCAAAAGGTGCATTGGTTAAAAACATAGATGGTGAAAATATAATTTATCCAGATACTTTAGTTGGTACTGACTCTCATACTACTATGATCAATGGTGTTGGTGTTGTAGGTTGGGGTGTAGGAGGTATTGAGGCTGAAGCTGTAATGCTTGGTCAACCATATTATATGGTACTCCCAGATGTGGTTGGTGTTAAACTAACTGGTAAATTAAAAACTGGTGTAACAGCTACTGATTTGGTACTTGAGATTACAGAAGCACTTAGAAAACATGGTGTTGTAGGTAAGTTTGTTGAATATTATGGAGAAGGTTTAGAAAGCTTATCTCTTCCAGATAGAGCTACTATTGCTAACATGGCTCCAGAGTATGGTGCTACTATTGGTTTCTTCCCAGTTGATGAAGTAACACTAGACTTCTTTAACAATACAAATCGAGGTGAGCTAGTTGATGCAGCTCGTGAGATGTATAAAGAGCAGTTATTATTTAGAGAAAACCCAGTTGAAGAGCCTGAGTATTCTAGTATTGTAGAAATTAATTTATCAGATATTGAATCTAACCTTGCTGGTCCTAAGCGTCCACAAGATAGAGTTGCTTTCCATGATATGAAAAAAGCTTTTGAAGAAGCTTTAGTACATGAACAGGGTCTACATGGCTTTGGTTTAACACAAGAGCAGTTACAAAAATCTGCTGAAGTAAAAGGCCTTGATGAGACTATTACTCATGGTTCACTTGCTATTGCTGCAATTACATCATGTACAAATACATCAAACCCATCACTACTTTTAGGTGCTGGTTTACTTGCTAAAAAAGCAAATGAAAAAGGTTTAAAAGTTAAACCTTTTGTTAAGACTTCTTTAGCCCCTGGATCTCAAGTTGTAACTCAATATCTTGAGAAAGCAAACTTACTTCCAGAACTTGAGAATTTAGGCTTTAACCTTGTAGGTTATGGTTGTACTACATGTATAGGAAACTCAGGACCATTAGATCAACCAGTTATTGATGCTATTGATGAAGCAGATCTTGTAGTTGCTTCTGTAAGTTCTGGTAACCGTAACTTTGAAGGTCGTATTAATCCTTATGTTAAGGCAAACTACTTAGCATCACCAATTCATGTTGTAGCTTATGCTTTAGCTGGTACAGTTGATTTTGATCCTGTTGAAGATGCTATCGGTGTTGATGCTGAAGGAAATGATGTATATCTTGCAGATGTATGGCCAACTACTGAAGAAATTGCAGCTATTCAGTCTGATGTGATTAACTCAGCAATGTTTGAAAAAGCATATGCAACAGTACTTGATGGTACAGAAGATTGGCAAAAACTTGATGCTCCTGAAGGTAAACTATATGAGTTTGATAAATCTTCAACATATATTCAATGCCCAAGCTTCTTTGAGAAGTTTGCTGAAGGTAATGATAATTTAGATATTAAAGGAGCAAGAACTCTTTTAATGTTAGGTGATTCTGTAACTACGGATCATATATCTCCAGCTGGTGCGATACCTGAAGAATATCCTGCAGGACAATATCTAAAATCACATGGCGTTGAGAAAAAAGACTTCAACTCTTATGGCTCTCGTCGTGGTAACCATGAAGTTATGATGAGAGGTACTTTTGCAAATATCCGTATTCGTAACTTACTTTTAGATAATGTTGAAGGTGGTTTTACTAAGTATCATCTTGATGGTTCTCAACAGTATGTATTTGATGCGGCAATGAAATATAAAGAAAAAGATATTCCTCTTGTTATCTTAGCTGGTAAAGAGTATGGTACTGGTTCATCGCGTGACTGGGCTGCTAAAGGTACTTTCTTATTAGGTGTTAAAGCTGTTATTGCTGAGAGCTATGAGAGAATTCATAGATCAAATTTAGTGGGTATGGGCGTGTTACCTCTTGAATACGTTGATGGTCAAACTGCAAAAACTCTTGGTTTAGATGGTTCAGAAATGTTTAATATTAAAAACTTAAACAATATTCAACCTCGCCAAAGAGTTGTTGTTGAAGCTGTACACCCTGAGACTGCTCATACGACAACATTTGAAGCAAAAGCTCGTTTAGATGCAGATGTTGACGTTGATTATCTGAAAAATGGTGGTATTTTACAGACTGTTTTAAAAGATATGATGGATCAAAAAAAAAAGTCTAATTCAGTAGGTTCTGACTCATGTTCTGAAGGATCTTCAGATACTTCTTGCCCATTTGCAAAAATGGCTAATTTCTTTAAAAAAATATTTAAATAA